AATGAGCGGTGCACACGTATGAAACGACTGGATGGCAAGAGCTCTTCCATGGCTTTCATACTCATCAGTGACAGGATAGGCTTGGGAGCGTCTTCCGTATATATTTTAATGTAATCTTTCAGTCCTTCGATATACATGATTTTCTTCAAGTCCACTTGTACCAGTTTGTAGTCACTTTTCACAAAGATACTGTCTATCTCTTCCGGTTTCTGCACGAGTTCGAACCATTGGAGAGCTTTGTTGGCAGCTTGCAGGAAATCAACGTATGAGATCGGTTTCAGCAGGTAATCAAGTGCATTGACACGATAACCGTCGATGGCATACTGTCCGAAAGCGGTAGTAAACACAATACGGGTATGCGGATCTACCATCTTCGAGAACTCCAGACCGTTAAGCTCCGGCATCTGAATGTCCAGAAACAGGAGGTCGACCTCTTCGCCCGGCAATTCTTTCATCGCCTGAACCGCGCTGGAATACTTTCCTGCAAGTTGCAGGAACGGAGTCTTATTCACATAACTCTCTAACAAGCTAAGAGCTAAAGGCTCATCGTCAACGATTGCGCAACGTAACATCATACTATTTTATATCTAAAGTTTTATATCCCAAATATTGTACTTGACGCTTTATACTAAACATTTGTATTTAACGTTTTATACTGAACGTTTTTCTTTCTACTCTCTAATCTTGATACTCAATCTCGATTCGTATACCTTTTCATCTTTTGAGACACCTTTCGACCACGTATAAGCTCCGGGATAAAGAATCTCCAACCGGCGGCTGACCTGTTCCAGTCCCACGCCCGAACCACTCTTATCCTCCACTGTCTTAGGATGATTGCTATTGCGGATTTCACACATCACTTCGTTGGCATTCTCCGAAAGATGAATACTGATGAAACTCGATTCAGTAGGAGAGATTCCATGCTTGAAAGCGTTCTCTATCAAAGAGATAAAGATAAGCGGGGCGATAAGCGTCTGACTGTCGGGCTGAATATCGAATTTAGTAATCATCTGCACGTTGGCGGACAGACGGATGCGCATCAGTTCGATGTAATTGCGGATAAAATCGACCTCCTTACAGAGAGGAACGTATGTCTGCTGGTTATCATATAACACATAACGAAGCAGTTTGCTCAACTCCTGAACGGCTTGTTGCGCTTTGTCCGAATCAAATGCAATCAGTGCATAGATATTATTCAGCGTATTCAGTAGAAAGTGAGGATTCAGTTGGTTCCGCAGGTGCTTCAGTTCCGCTTCCGCACGGTTCCGTTCCGCCTCTTTGCGGGCAGCTTCATTCTGTGTCCATCGGGCACTCATACGGATAGCGGCACTTAGTCCGATAGTGAATACGAGGCTCAACATATCCCTAAGGAAAAACAACCATCCCGGAGGCATCCCCGGCCTTTTGCGTTTGGGGACGAATGACGGATCGAACGTCAGGCTTTGCCAAAGATGAAGCAACACGCCGATGGCGCATAAAAAGATAATGTTGTAGACCACATATCTTTTGGCCTGACCCTGGAAAAGATAACGGGGCACGAGAATGAAATAATTCACGTAGAACACAATCATGAAAGAGAGTGGTACGGCAAGATGGCGCATATAAGCCATCCAGTTAATGTTCCCGTTCCCACGTTCGACGAAGAAGAACGGGAAACCGAACATAATCCCCCAGCTGATAATGTGTATCAGTACTTCCAGGGGACGACGTGCGGATGTAAAGGTTTGTTTCATAAAGACAAAGATAATTCTTTTATTGGTAATTATCCATATTATTCGTATCTGATGGCTTCTATCGGATCTAAATCTGCTGCTTTCTTAGCCGGATACCATCCGAAGAAGACTCCTGTAACGGTACATACTGCGAAGGAGAGGAATACACTCCACGGCTGGATATAGATAGGCCAATGCGCTACGCTTTTGACAATCCAGCTGGCTCCGCAGCCGATAAGCACTCCGATGATACCTCCCGTGATGCTAATCATGATGGCTTCGATGAGGAATTGACTTAGAATGTCGACCCCGCGTGCACCGACAGACATACGCAGACCGATTTCACGGGTGCGCTCCGTAACGGATACATACATGATGTTCATAATTCCGATGCCACCTACTACCAGCGAAATACCTGCGATGCAAGCAAGCAGCGTGGTCATCAAATCGGTGGTTG
The Bacteroides luhongzhouii DNA segment above includes these coding regions:
- a CDS encoding LytR/AlgR family response regulator transcription factor — translated: MMLRCAIVDDEPLALSLLESYVNKTPFLQLAGKYSSAVQAMKELPGEEVDLLFLDIQMPELNGLEFSKMVDPHTRIVFTTAFGQYAIDGYRVNALDYLLKPISYVDFLQAANKALQWFELVQKPEEIDSIFVKSDYKLVQVDLKKIMYIEGLKDYIKIYTEDAPKPILSLMSMKAMEELLPSSRFIRVHRSFIVQKDKIRVIDRGRIVFDKTYIPISDSYKQVFQTFLDERS
- a CDS encoding sensor histidine kinase, producing MKQTFTSARRPLEVLIHIISWGIMFGFPFFFVERGNGNINWMAYMRHLAVPLSFMIVFYVNYFILVPRYLFQGQAKRYVVYNIIFLCAIGVLLHLWQSLTFDPSFVPKRKRPGMPPGWLFFLRDMLSLVFTIGLSAAIRMSARWTQNEAARKEAERNRAEAELKHLRNQLNPHFLLNTLNNIYALIAFDSDKAQQAVQELSKLLRYVLYDNQQTYVPLCKEVDFIRNYIELMRIRLSANVQMITKFDIQPDSQTLIAPLIFISLIENAFKHGISPTESSFISIHLSENANEVMCEIRNSNHPKTVEDKSGSGVGLEQVSRRLEILYPGAYTWSKGVSKDEKVYESRLSIKIRE